The following proteins are co-located in the Eleginops maclovinus isolate JMC-PN-2008 ecotype Puerto Natales chromosome 23, JC_Emac_rtc_rv5, whole genome shotgun sequence genome:
- the zgc:162144 gene encoding RD3 domain-containing protein → MFPWSAVFSSEAKVPGQRSSEELVTNTLMLELGAMVKRTERIRLERLTEGRRRSSSSAANYSWLASAPTPQPYELTPNNLLELQDLCAKIPPAQCGPLIIRFRLLVSQIEPEVHEVPRLFRSVLHECMDQVNRAEDVQTQSGVFLKQQRSKSLSFDTFCSKFSTGQLFKGSGMRGSRGNLQQQVDWYEEEEEDEDGEAEAIKARARKGRSKSMPEISPLEQSAQG, encoded by the exons ATGTTTCCTTGGTCTGCAGTTTTCTCCTCTGAGGCCAAAGTGCCAGGCCAGCGCAGCTCGGAGGAGTTGGTGACCAACACTCTGATGTTGGAGTTGGGGGCCATGGTGAAGCGCACTGAACGCATCCGTTTGGAGCGGCTGACAGAGGGTCGACGtcgcagctcctcctctgcagccaaCTACAGCTGGCTTGCCTCCGCCCCAACTCCGCAGCCCTACGAGCTGACCCCAAACAACCTGCTGGAGTTGCAGGACCTCTGTGCCAAGATACCTCCTGCACAGTGTGGCCCTCTGATCATCAG GTTCAGGCTGCTTGTATCTCAGATCGAGCCTGAAGTTCACGAAGTTCCCCGGCTGTTTCGCTCAGTGCTGCATGAGTGCATGGACCAAGTGAACAGAGCTGAAGACGTGCAGACTCAGAGCGGTGTCTTTCTGAAGCAGCAGCGCAGCAAGAGCCTCTCTTTTGATACTTTCTGCAGCAAGTTCAGTACAGGGCAGCTTTTCAAGGGCAGCGGCATGCGAGGCTCCAGGGGCAATCTGCAACAGCAGGTGGATTGgtacgaggaggaggaggaagatgaagatggGGAGGCAGAGGCCATCAAGGCCAGGGCGAGGAAGGGAAGGAGCAAGAGCATGCCAGAGATCAGCCCTCTGGAGCAGAGTGCACAGGGGTGA